In Litoreibacter ponti, the genomic stretch CAATCGTGATGTCATTGCCGGCGTATGCCGCGCGATATTCCTCGACCGGGATGGAATAGGCGACGTTGCCGGGGGCGTTCACGATCTGCTGCCCAAGCTCACTGTTCAGGATGTCCGACGGGATATCATAGAGCGTGGTGCCGCCTGCCGCGGCAATGGCGATCTGGCGGCCCGACGGCAGGCCTTCGGGGAGGGTCCAGCCATCGACAGCGCCACCGGTGATCGTGCCAACCGTATCCGGCCAAGGTGTTTGCACGCCTTCGTAGCCTTCGCCGTCCTTCAGTCCGCTGAGCAGCTGGATGGCCGCGCGACCGGTCGTCAGTGCTGCGCCGCGTGGGGGGCCGTTATAGATGCGCTTGCCCTCGATGTCGTCGGGGCTTTGGATCGCCCCGCTGTTATAATGGCCAAAGAGTTGGGCAGAGGGGGCGGAGAAGAACAGCGCGCGCAGGTTTCCGGCCAGCTCGCCCCCGCGTTCTGCCCCGAGGCCGGAATAGGGCCCAACGCCGCGCGACAGCAGAAATGGCAGGATCAGTGGCGCAGGGGCGATGTCCAACTGGCCTTCGGCAACGGCCTGCACCGAATTCGTAAGCGTGGCGCCTTCGGTGATTTGCA encodes the following:
- a CDS encoding TAXI family TRAP transporter solute-binding subunit, giving the protein MIRKTIAGAILAMLPTAGFAQATLTAETTSPGSTPHYIDTTLAAVLDAAGVATMQITEGATLTNSVQAVAEGQLDIAPAPLILPFLLSRGVGPYSGLGAERGGELAGNLRALFFSAPSAQLFGHYNSGAIQSPDDIEGKRIYNGPPRGAALTTGRAAIQLLSGLKDGEGYEGVQTPWPDTVGTITGGAVDGWTLPEGLPSGRQIAIAAAGGTTLYDIPSDILNSELGQQIVNAPGNVAYSIPVEEYRAAYAGNDITIVTDDDSFDTFALAFAQIVPASMDEELAYQITRAYLAGQERFLTGSPRGPYLFLSFGDINGSAQGICGAVTLTMHPGAIRAYEEAGHTVADCARP